The sequence below is a genomic window from Polaribacter vadi.
CTTATTCTTTTACTTTCTCTTTAAATTCATCAAACTTATCAGTTGTTGGTTTTGGCCAGCTATTGTTAGAAGTATCAACATCTGCAGTTTCCATATCTGGATCTACTGTAATTTTTGTAATTTCTTGTGTAGAAGAAAATACTCTTTTTACAGTTGCATCATCTTGCATCCAAATTTGAGCTGGGAACGTTTGTTTCGATTTTGTACCATCAGCATATGTTAATTCAACAATTAATGGCATAACCAAACCTCCTGGCTTTTCAAATTCAACAGAATAGATAAACGTAGGGATTTCTTTACCATCAGCATAAGCATCCATTGCTTTTGGATTTGCATCCTCTTTTTTGTCTGTGATGTATACCAAATCTCCTAAATTATCAAAATACTGCTTGTATTGTTCTTTTAACTTTGTAACTCTTTCACCTGCCTTATCTGTTAAAAATAAAGGTTTTACTTCTTTAATTCCGATGTCTGTAACATCTGTTGTATAGAACCATCCTCTAAAGAACCAGTCTAAATCCATTGCAGAAGCATCTTCCATAGATCTAAAGAAATCTTCTGGAGTTGGGTGTTTAAACATCCATCTTTGAGAATACGTTCTAAAAGCATGATCAAATAATTCTGGACCCATTATTGTTTTACGCAACATGTACAAACCAGCAGCTGGTTTAGAATATGCATTAGGTCCGAATTGTTTTACATAATCTCCTTGAGACATAATAGGAGAGATGTTAGATTGGTCTCCACCCATATAACGTGTAATATCTTTTGCTGGGTTTGATGCGAATAATTCTGCATCATACACATCTTCTGCTAAAATTTCTACGAAAGAGTTTAAACCTTCATCCATCCAAGTCCATTGTCTTTCATCAGAATTTACAATCATTGGAAAAAAGTTATGCCCAACTTCGTGAATAATTACGCCTAACATTCCTTTTTTAGTTCTGTCAGAATAGGTTCCATCAGGATTTGGACGACCAAAGTTGAAACAAATCATTGGGTATTCCATTCCTTGTCTTTCTGAATGTACAGAAACAGCTTTAGGATAAGGATAATCGAATGTTAATTTAGAATATTCAATTAAAGTAGTTGCAACTGCTCTTGTAGAATGCTCTTCCCATAAAGGATTTCCTTCTTTAGGATATAAAGAAGTAGCCATTACAGTTTTCCCATTAATATTTACAGCCATTGCATCCCAAATATATTTTCTTGAAGTTGCAAAAGCAAAATCTCTTACTTTTTCAGCTTTAAACTTCCAAGTTTTAGTACCAGTTGCACGTCCTTTTTCAGTTTTTTCTGCTTCTTCTTGTGTAACAATTAGTACAGGATTATCGAAAGTTTTTGTAGCTTTTTCATAACGCTTGCGCTGTTCTTTTGTTAAAACATCTTTTTCATTTTGTAAAGAACCTGTAGCTTCTACAATATGATCTGCAGGTACAGTTAAATTAACTTCATAATCTCCAAATTCTAAAGCAAATTCAGAACGTCCCCAGAATTGCATATTTTGCCATCCTTCAACATTATTATAGACTGCTAATCTTGGAAAAAATTGAGCAATTGTATAATTGTTATTTCCATCTTCAAAAGATTCTAAACCAGAACGTCCACCATCTTTGTTGATATCGTTAATTTTATAATTCCATTTAATGCTGAAATTAAATTTATCTCCAGGAGCCAATGCTTTTGGTAAATTAATACGCATCATTGTTCTGTTAATTAAATGTGATAAAGGCTTTCCATCAGTTTCAACTTTTTCGATGTTAAAGCCAAAACCTTTCCCTTCTTTCATAAAGGTACTTTTAAAATTTTCTGGAGTAATAAAAGCAGAAGCTCCATTAGATTTTGCTAAAGGAGTTTGAGAATCGTCTGCTCTCATGTTTTGATCTAACTGAACCCATAAATACTCTAAAACATCTTTAGAATTGTTATAATAGGTAATTTTTTCATCACCATAAATTTTGTTATTTGCTTCGTCTAAACGAATGTCCATCACATAATCCACCTGTTGTTGTGTGTATTGATGACCTGGAGCACCAGAAGCTGTATGCTGATCGTTTGGAGTAGCCAAAACATCCTTCATTTGTCTGAATTTGTTTTGATCTGTGTGTCCTTGTTGCGTTTTCTTTTCTTCCTTTTGTTCTTGAGCAATGGTAGCTGCAGTAACAAAGAATAAAGAAAACATTAATAAATAGATTTTTTTCATTTGTTTTGTTTGAATTTATTTTGGCTAAATTTACAATAAGTAACCAAAAAGATAAAGGTTTGTTAAAATTTTAACAAACCTTTATCTTTTTTTAGTCCACAGTCTTCAGTCCACAGTCTTCAGTCGACAGTTTTTAGTAACTAGCAGTTTGAAATAAATAGAATTATTGCTTACTGTATATTGCAAACTGCCTACTGAATACTGCCTACTTTTTTACTGTTTTATTTTCTCTTTAAATTGATCAAATTTACTAGCATCTTGTCTAGGAAAACTATTGTTAGAAGTATCTACATCTGCAGTTTCTAAATCTGGATCAATCATAATGCTTGCAATTTGTTTTGTTGATGAAAATACTTTGGTTACTTCATCATCTGTATATCTCCAAATTTGAGCAGGATATGTTTTTTTCTCTTTAGAACCATCTTTATACGTAAACTCAACAATAATTGGCATCACCAATCCTCCTGGTTTTTCGTATGTAATTTCATAATGATATTTATTTTGATTAGAAGCAAAACCTAAACCTTCAGAAGCATCTTCTACAAATTCAACTGAATCATCAACTTCTTTAGTACTATATTTTTTTACTGATTTAATTCCAATATCTGTAACATCAGTCGTGTAAAACCAACCTCTCCAAAACCAATCTAAATCAATTCCAGAAGCATCTTCCATGGTTCTAAAAAAGTCTGCTGGAGAAGGACGTTTAAACATCCATCTTTGAGAATAGGTTTTAAAAGCGTGGTCAAATAATTCTTTACCCATAATGGTTTCTCTTAAAATCCAAAGAGCAGTCGCTGGTTTTCCATACGCATTGTTTCCAAACTCGTACACATTATCTCCTTTACTCATTATTGGCGCAATTTTAGATTGATCTCCTGCCATATATTTTACAATATTTTTAGGATACCCTCTAACAATAGGGAAGTCCTTATCATAATCTAACTCCGCTAACATTTCCATATATGAGTTTAAACCTTCATCCATCCAAGTCCATTGTCTTTCATCAGAATTTACAATCATTGGGAAAAAATTATGCCCAACTTCATGAATCGTTACTTTTACCATTCTGTATTTTACTCTGTCAGAATAACCACCATCTTCTAAATCTGGTCTTCCAGGATTGAAACAAATTTGTGGATATTCCATTCCCATTTGTCCATCAACAGAAATAGCTTTATGATAAGGATAATCAAACGTGTATTTAGAATATGTTTTTAAAGTTTGTGCAACAGCTCTTGTAGAATGATCTCCATACAAAGGGTTTGCTTCTTTAGAATATAAAGATTCTGCCATTACAGTTTTACCATTTATGTTGACAGCCATTGCATCAAAAATAAATTTTCTTGAAGTTGCAAATGCATAATCACGAACGTTTTCTGCAACAAATTTCCAAGTTTTTGTTTTTGTAGCTTTTGATTTTTCAATCTTTTCTGCTTCTTCTTGCGTTCTAATAATAACAGGATCGTTAAAACTCTTACTTGCTTCTTCTCGTCTTTTTAATTCTTTTTTAGAAAAAATATCTTTTGGGTTTTGTAAAACTCCTGTTGCTCCCAACATGTGATCTTCAGGAACTGTAATATTTACTGTAAAGTCTCCAAATTCTAAAGCGAATTCACTTCGTCCCCAAAACTGATCATTTTGCCAACCTTCTACATTATCATATGCACACATTCTTGGATAAAATTGTGCAATTACATAGTTGTTATTACCATCTTCAGGAAAGTGTTCGTAACCAGATCTTCCTCCATCTTCTCTATGATTGTTGATGTTGTACCACCATTCAATATTAAATTTAAAGGTTGCTCCAGATGCTAATGGATTTGGTAAATTAATACGCATCATGGTTTGGTTAATGGTATATGAAAGTTTAGAACCATCCATATTTGTAACGCTCATAATGTTAAAACCTCCATCAAAAGCTTCCTCTACATAATTTTTATCAAACCTGCTTTTGCTTAATTTATTAGGAATGGAGTTTGGTGAAATATCTGGAGTTTTAGAGTCTTTAGCTCTCATATTTTGATCTAACTGAACCCACAAATACGTTAAATTATCTTTAGAATTATTATGATACGTAATTGTTTCTGCACCTGTAATTCTAGTTTTTTCATCATCTAAAATGATGTCCATAGTATAATCTACCTTTTGTTGTGTGTACTCCTTTCCTGGAGCACCAGAAGCTGTTCTCTCTAAATTAGGTGTAGGTAATTCTTGTTTTAACTGTCTAAATTTATTCTGATTTGTGTGCCCTTGTTTTGTGATTTGCCCATAAGAAGTGGCTACAAAAACAAAGGAAAAAAGTAAAAATGCAAGTTTTTTCATAAATGTTATGTTTAATTGTTAGTGTTTGATTAAAATTTTAGAGTAGTTGTATTGTCTTCTTTAGTTAGTAAAACACTTTTATTTTTTTTACCAACTTTCGATTTTACCAAGTTCTGTTGTTCAGGAAAATGTTTTGTTAAAATATTATTAGTAACATGTATCGTTTTTACTTGGTTGATGTTTTCTATTTCAAGATAAAAATAAACCAAATCTCCTTCATATTCTTTGCCAATATAATTAAAGGTTTTTGTTATCCCATCAACTTTAAAAAGGAGTTTTTCTTTCAAATAACGTTCAAAATAAACATCATTATTTTTTAGTTCTTTTTTTGTGGTTAATTGCAAATCTATATTATAGTCTTTGTTTAAAGCAACCTCTATATCATCCATAAAAACATTCATGATAATTTGTATTGATTTTGCTTCGCTTTTATAAGTAAGTTGCGTTAAACTCAAGTAATATTTATGCGTAGTAAAAGATAAAAGTGGAATGATAAAAAGTAGTAGTAAAGTGTGTTTTGTTTTCATGAAAAGATAAAAATCAATTATTGAGCCAAATTAATCATTTTTTAGTTGATTGAACTCCTTTGCTTTCAATTTTAAGAAGTTTATAAACTCATATTTGGTTTTGGAACGTGCAGTAATAAAAGAGGAATCGCTTCTACAATAATATAAAAATCGATATTCATCTTCTTTATCAATCTTAAAATCAGCTCCTAAATTAAATTTGAATTCGCTGTAAAGTTTTGCTACATCTGCATTATCTTCAATAATTTTCTTCTGTTTTTTTAACCTTTTTATTTTTCCGTTAATTGTATTTATAATTAAATCTAAAGGAATCATACCATTACTTGTGCTAGCTGTATAAATTTTTCTATCAATGGGTTTTAATTTAGGAATGCCAGCATTTGGCAAGCCAAGGGAAACTGCACTAATTTCATTTTCAACTTCTTTTACTTGAGATACATCCAAAGCTAAAACCCCTAAAAGAGTGTGTTTTTTAAGTTCAAACTCATCTAATTCGTACGTTTTTAGGTTTAAATAAATTTTGAAATTAAAACTTACAAAACTGCCTTCATTAACAATATATTCTTTTGTTTGATGCTGAACAGAACTAAAAACTAAGGTATCTCCTAATTTACAGTAGATTTTGAAATCTCCTTTTTGAGTAGAATTTGTACCAATATTGGAGTTTTTATTGTAAATATTGGCATCATTTACAACACCTAAAGAATCTATAACAATTCCGTAAATTGGTTTTGTTTTTTGGCTATAAGTATTGAAAGCAATTAATAATAAGAGAAAAATTATTTTTTTCACTCCTTAATTAGCTTCAAATAAGGCTCGCTTTCTGCTCTTAAAATTTTAATAACTTCTAATTGCCTGCCTTCTTTATGTAAATTTTCAATCCCTAAAGGATTACAATATTCTAGAAAGTGAAAATATCTATCTACAGGGATTTTTAATTCGTCAAAGAAAAATTTTTCTCCCAATTCTGATAATATTTTATAAGGAAACGCTTTTTTTTGCGCCAATTCTTTTCTTAAAGCCCAAAGTTTTTCAGATCCTTTAAACGGAATATTTGCAGAAGCTCCAGCACCAGCCATAGGAATAGAACCAGCCATTGTATTTACAATTGGTGGTCTTACTTTTTCAATTTCATCTATGGTAAAATCTTTTTCAGCAAAATTAACATTCGAAAAATCCATAACGTTTCTTAATAAAGAATCTTGCACATCTCTAGGAACGTCTTTGGTATCAACACCTAATCTGCCCATTAAATTATGCCTTTTTAAATCGAATTCATCTAACTCATAAATGTTAGATTTTAGTAAAATATCGGTTCCATTTTGTTCTAAAATTTTTTCTGTAACCACTATTTTTTTAGGCAAATGCTGTACAGAAGAAAAACTTAAGGTATCGCCTTTAGAAACAAAGATTCTATAAAAACCCTCTTCACTAGAAAAAGTACCTTGTTTTGTTTTTAGGTTGATGATATTCGCATTTTTAACAATACCAATAGAATCTTGAACTTTTCCTCTAATTAATTGTTTTTTTTCCTGAGAAAATAAATGATTAATAATCGAAAAAAGAAATATAAAAAGTAGTAGTTTTTTGCTCATAGCCTAAGTTAGTTCTAACAAATTTCGCTTTTTTTTTGTACCAATTTGTAAAACAGCTTCTAAACTTATGTTAAAATCTTTAATTTTTTTTAATCAACGCAATTTCTGTTTTATCTTGAGGGAAACTTTTACTTTCTGTCATTAAAATTGATGTTAATTTCAACAAGTCTTTCTCATTATAATGCGTAATTATATTTTTTTTAAAGCAATAATTTAAAAAAGGATTAATGTTTTCTGGTTTGATGTTTAGATCCGTAATAAAAAAATCATCAGTATAATATTTCCTTATTTTTGATAAAACTGAATCTTCAGTACTAATTTTTTTAAGTATTTTTTTTCGTCGATTATCTCCATTTAAAGCACCAATTAAATTGTCTAAACTTACAACTGCACCAGAACTCAGTTTTACAATTCCGTCATCTTTTTTCTTTTTAGAATTTGCATAAGGTAGATTTAAAGTTTTAGCATTTACATTTACAAATGGACCCGTCATTATTTCTGGATCTACATAAAAAATTCCTTTTTGTTTTTCAATAATTATTTCTTCTAATTCGTACGTTTTTAATTTTAGAGTGATTTTATAAATTGCTTGCGCTAAAATTTCTTCGGTAACAATTATTTCTTCTGTCATAAAATTTAGGTGAGAAAACTCTAAAACATCGCCAATAGAAGCATAAATTTCATACAGACCATAATCGTTAGAAATTGTTCCATTGTTGGTGTTTTTATTCACAATATGAACATCAGAAACAGGCTCTTTATCAAAAAAAAGTTGTCCTGTAATTAATTGATTCTTTTTTTGTCCATACGTAAATGCACAAAAAAATAGTAAGTAGAGTAGTGGTTGATTTCTCATAATCACAAAGAAAAGAGAACAACTTCTTAAAAATCTACTAATAGAATTGTAAATTTTTGTTAAACGAAAAAAGCATCATAAATTTTATGATGCTTTTAAGAAAATTTTTAAAATAAATTATTGTTTTTCTATGGTCAACAATGCTTTTCCTGTTACAGTAGACGTAACATTATTTACAGTAATTGCTTTATTTACATCCGTTTCAATCGTAATTATAGTGCCTATGTAAGAAATTACGTTAATATTTAATTGTTCTCCACCTTCGCTTAAGGTTAAAATATTATCATTCAAAGCCCAAGTGCTTGATAAAAAACCGAAAGTATCATTGAAAAAAAGATTGTCTAAAGGTAATTCTTCTGTAGATTCTTGTCCACCAGCAGTTCTATAAGTAAGTTGAAAAACAAAATCCCCATCTATAACAACTTTGTTTGGATTGTCGGTAAAAGTCATGCTTGCGTTTAAATCTTTACCAAAACCTTCACCTGTTAAGGTTGTAATAACTGGACTTGTAACACTTAATACAGCATCATCCATAGTAACACTCGTTAAATTCCAAGTTCCCACTAAATCTGGAGCAGGCACAACAACATCTGAAGTGTTGTTTACGCTACAAGCATATAAAGTTGAAATAAATATTGCTGCAATTAAAATTTTTGTTTTCATAATTTTTTTATCTTTATTGAAGTTCATACTCGTTTTCAAATACACTTCAAGTATGTTTTGTAAAAATACTATTTTTATATGGTTTCATAAATACTAACTTTGCAGAATGAAAAAACTATTAGTTGCGAGTACTTCAACAATTTACGGAAGTGGATATTTAGAATATTTATTACCAACATTAAAATCTTTTTTTGTTGATGTAAAAACCATTCTTTTTATTCCTTATGCAAGACCCAGTGGAATTTCTTATGATGAATACACTAAAATAGCCAAAAATGCTTTTTCAAATATTAATATTGATGTTGTTGGCATTCATCAATTTGAAAATCCTAAAGAAGCTATTTTAAAAGCTGAAGCTATTTTTACTGGAGGTGGAAATACGTTCGAATTGGTAAATCAATTATATAAAAAACATATTTTATCAACTTTAAAAAAAGTTTTAGAAAACGGAACTCCTTATTTAGGAACCAGTGCAGGAAGCAATATTTGCGGTGTTAATATGATGAATACCAATGATATGCCAATTGTATATCCACCAAGTTTTACAACTTTAGGATGTATTCCTTTTAACATTAATGCACATTATTTAGATCCAATTGTAGGATCCACTCACAAAGGAGAAACCAGAGAAACCCGAATAAAAGAGTTTCATGTTTTTAATGGTATTGATGTTTTGGGTTTACGAGAAGGAAGTTGGTTAGAAGTAATAGGTGATGAAATTATTTTAAAAGGCGATTTAACTGCAAGGTTGTTTCAACAAAATAAAAAACCAATTGAACTAGAAAGTGGAGTAAAGGTTTAAATTTAAACCATTGCTCCATTGGCACCAATTACTTGTCCAGAAATCCATTTAGATTCATCACTAGCCATAAACAAAACTACTTGAGCAATATCTATGGGTTTTGCAAGTCTATTAAAAGCATTCATTCCTTTTAACTTTTCGATAAATTCATCAGATTTACCTTCTAAAAATAAGTTGGTTTCTGTTGGACCAGGAGCTACAGCATTTACAGAAATTCCTCTGCCAATTTCTTTAGAAAAAACTCTTGTCATTTGTTCTACTGCAGCTTTTGTTGCAGAATAAATTGCATACGTTGGCAACATTAATTTTACAGTACTAGAAGATATATTTATAATATTTCCATGATCTGCAAGTTTACTTTCGGCTTGTTTTAGCGTGTTAAAAAGACCTTTCACATTCACGTTAAAATGCGTATCAAAATCTGCTTCTGTATTATCTTTTAGCTTTTTTGCAGACATTACACCTGCATTATTTACTAAAACATCTATTTTACCAAAAGTTGCTAAGGTTTTATCAAACAGAGCAGCTACTTCTTCATGTTTGCAAACATCAGCTTTAAAAGCAAAAGCTTCACCACTATTTTTTTCAATATGATTTACTACAGCAATTGCATCTTTTTCGCTATTGGAATAATTAACAACAACTTTAGCACCATTTTTAGCTAATAGCATTGCAATTTCTTTGCCTATTCCTTTTGATGCTCCAGTTACAATTACAACTTTATCTTTTACTTTCATAAATTATATGTTTTAGTATCTTTAAAGTAAAAAGGTAAGAATTTAGCGTTATTTTATAAAGTTAAATTTGTTAATGATTTAATAATTAACATAATCCACAATTTCCAATCCATAACCAATCATTCCAACTCTTTTTGTTTGTTGTGTATTGGTTACTAATTTTAATTTGCTGATATTCAAATCATGTAGAATTTGCGCTCCAATTCCAAAATCTCTATGATCCATACCAATTGCAGGCGCTTTTGTTTCCCCTTTTTTCTGATTTTCTTTTAAAATATTTAATCTACTTAATAAGTTTTTAGACTCATTTTTTTGATTGATAAACAGAATGGCACCTTTTCCTTCGTCATTTACAACCTTAAACATTTTGTCTAATTTTTTATCAGGATTGTTGGTTAAGGTTCCTAAAATATCATTATTAACTAATGTTGAGTTTATTCTTGTTAAAACGCCTTCTTCATTTGCCCAAGTACCTTTGGTTAATGCAATATGAACTTGATCGTTTGTGGTTTGTTGATAGGCTCTTAATCTGAATTTTCCAAAACGTGTGTCAATTTCGAAATCTTCTTTTTTATCGATTAAAGAATCGTGTTCCATTCTATAAGCAACTAAATCCTCAATAGAAACAATTTTAATATCGAACTTTTTAGCCACTTTTAAAAGTTGTGGTAAACGAGCCATAGTTCCATCTTCGTTCATGATTTCTACAATAACTCCTGCAGGTTGTAAACCCGCTAATCTTGCAAAATCTATGGCAGCTTCTGTATGTCCTGTTCTTCTTAAAACACCACCTTCTTTAGCTTTTAAAGGAAAAATATGTCCTGGTCTTGCCAAATCAAATGGCTTTATGTCTTTATTTATTAAAGCTTGAACAGTTAAAGCTCTGTCTGATGCAGAAATTCCTGTAGAAACCCCTTTACCACGTAAATCTACAGAAACTGTAAAAGCAGTTTCCATTGGATCTGTGTTGTTGTTTACCATCATTCCCAACTCTAACTCTTTACAACGTTTTTCAGTTAAAGGTGTACAAATTAATCCACGACCATGAGTTGCCATAAAATTGATCATTTCTGGCGTTGTTTTTTCTGCTGCTGCTAAAAAATCACCTTCATTTTCACGATTTTCATCATCAACCACAATAATAACCTTCCCATTTCTAATGTCGTTAATAGCATCTTCTATGGTATTTAATTGTGTACTTTTATGAAGTATTTGCGTTGTCATATTTTTTCCGTTTTTTTGGAGAATATTTTTTTGAAAAATTTTGTAATAGGTTGTAAAAAGGAATCTATATTAAATATTCCTTTATCTTTTGTGGCTCTTCTTGTTAATAAAATAGCAACAGGAACCATAATGATTGCAGAAATCCAAGAACCTAAAAATGAAGATATAGAACTTTCTTCTGCCAAATTTTTACCAAATGTATTGGCAAAAAAGTAAATTACATATACAGCAATTGCTAAAATCATGGGCAAGCCAAAACCACCTTTTCTAATAATAGATCCTAAAGGAGCACCAATAAAAAATAAAATAATACAAGAAAGCGAAAAAGCCATTCTGTTGTAATATTCTGTATCGTAAAAATTTAATACTTTTCTAAAAAATTTAATCTGATCTGTGTTATTCTTTAACGTACTACTAAGTCTACCTGCTTTTGTAACAGCTGCATTTAGAATCGTAATTTTTTCTTGCAGTTCAAAATTATCAATAATAATAGGTTCTAAATTGTCTTTTTTTAAAGAGTCTGGATATTTATATAACTCTTTTGCTTGTGTACTTGTATAAATATTTTTTGCACGAAGCTCTAAAGTTTCGTCGTAATTTCTCTTTAATTTTGGGATGGTATCTTTAATTTGTTTTAAAGTTAACATCATTGCACTTGTTGAAGAAACAATAGTATCTAAAGCTCCTTGGTCTAAAGCATCACCAATATCAATATTAAATTCGTATTCTTTAAAAGTGGCATTTGAGGCTGCCATTTTTTGCTTTTTTGCAACAGTTCTTGCAGATTTTACGTGTTCTTCATAATAATTACCATCATATAAAATAAAGGTCATATATCTGCTGCCTTCTTCTGTAACTATTTTTCCTCTTTCTGCAGTAATAACTTTTTGATTTCCTCTATTTCCTTTTAAATCATAAATTAAAACATTTTTTAAAAGATTTTCATCTTCGCCATATTTTTCATCAAATTTAATTTGAAATCCAGGAATATCTGCATTAAAACTACCAGGAACTAAAGCCATAGCAGGTTTTTTCTTTTTAATGTTCAGATATAAATTTCGTTGTTTTAAATTGGCATAGGGAAAGATATTATTAAGAAAAAGAAAATTAATACCACTTAAAGCAATTGCTAAAAATGCAATTGGTCTTACTAATCTTTGTAGTGAAATTCCTGCGGATTTTGCTGCTGCAAACTCATAATTCTCCCCTAAATTACCCAATGCCATAATTGATGACAAAAGCACACCAATAGGTAATGCTTGTGGAATAATCATTAAAGTAGTATAATATAAAAACTTTAGTATAAAAATAATACTAATTCCTTTACCAGCAATATTCTCGAAAGCTTGCCATAAAGTTTGCATTACTAATACAAATAATACAATAAGGAATGTAGCTACAAAAGGAACTAGAAAGCTTTTTAAAATGTATTTATCTAAAATTTTCATAAAAAACAAAAGTAGCACCTTAAATGATAAGATGCTACTAATTTATTGTTAATTGAAATAATATTTATAATTAATCAATGGTATATTTTTGACTTACATATTTTTGTTTATCAAACACAAAAAAGTTTGTAGATAAAGGTTGATTACTTTTAAAGGTTGTAATTACAAAACTTGTTTTAGCACCATTAGAACCTGTTTGAATCAACTTAAAGATATGTTTTGTTTTAGCATCAATACCTAATTCTACTTTAACAATATCAGAATTGCTATCTATAGGATTTAAAGTTACAAACTGAATATTTCTACCATTAATATTCTCTAATTTTCCCATTTCAAAATTGTAACCTTCTTTATAAAAAGTTAATAATTTCGATGGATAAATAAAACCATCATCTCCACTCATATCTCCAGAAGTGATTGAAATTTCTTTTTCTTCATTGTTAATTACATACAGGTTTTTACCATCATAAATAAAATTGTTACCTAAGTAATTTAAATTATATTTTTCTCCTTGTAAATTTATTTCACCTCTAATTGGTGGTTCATCACCTTCTTTAATTCCAGCTTCTTTATTGCTTAACGTTTGGCTAAAACCTAAATACATATTGTTATAGGCACTCATTTTTGTAGAAACTTCATCTAACAAAGATTTTGCTTTTGCTGAGTTTTGTGAAAATGCGACTGTAGTTAAAAATAAACTTAAAAATAAAATTGTTATTTTTTTCATATTTCTCTAATTTCTTTCTTTTAAAATAAAAGTATTTGTTTAATTTTTTTCGTTTTCTAATAATTGTTCTAAAGCTATAAAATCTGGCACCAAAACTTGTCTTGCTTTACTACCTTCAAAGCCACCAACAATTCCAGCAGCTTCTAACTGGTCAATTAATCTACCAGCTCTATTATAGCCTAATTTTAATTTTCTTTGTAATAAAGAAGCTGAACCTTGTTGCGCAGTTACAATAATTTCTGCTGCATCTTTAAACAACTTATCTCTATCTGCAATATCAATATCAATACTTGTGCCACTTTCATCATCTACATATTCTGGCAATAAATACGCATCTGCATACGCTTTTTGCGAACCAATAAAATCGGTAATTTTTTCCACTTCTGGAGTATCTACAAAAGCACATTGTATTCTGCTTAAGGTATTTCCAGCTGTATATAATAAATCTCCACGTCCAATTAATTGGTCTGCTCCTCCAGCATCTAAAATGGTTCTAGAATCTATTTTAGAGGTTACTCTAAAGGCAATTCTTGCTGGGAAGTTTGCTTTAATTATCCCTGTAATTACATTTACAGAAGGTCTTTGTGTTGCTACAATTAAATGAATACCAATAGCTCTTGCAAGTTGAGCTAAACGTGCAATTGGTGTTTCTACTTCTTTACCAGCAGTCATTATTAAATCTGCAAATTCATCAATTACCAAAACAATATAAGGTAAAAATTGATGTCCTTCATTAGGATTCAATTTTCGTTGTTTAAACTTAACATTGTAT
It includes:
- the pepE gene encoding dipeptidase PepE is translated as MKKLLVASTSTIYGSGYLEYLLPTLKSFFVDVKTILFIPYARPSGISYDEYTKIAKNAFSNINIDVVGIHQFENPKEAILKAEAIFTGGGNTFELVNQLYKKHILSTLKKVLENGTPYLGTSAGSNICGVNMMNTNDMPIVYPPSFTTLGCIPFNINAHYLDPIVGSTHKGETRETRIKEFHVFNGIDVLGLREGSWLEVIGDEIILKGDLTARLFQQNKKPIELESGVKV
- a CDS encoding DUF6702 family protein, which translates into the protein MKTKHTLLLLFIIPLLSFTTHKYYLSLTQLTYKSEAKSIQIIMNVFMDDIEVALNKDYNIDLQLTTKKELKNNDVYFERYLKEKLLFKVDGITKTFNYIGKEYEGDLVYFYLEIENINQVKTIHVTNNILTKHFPEQQNLVKSKVGKKNKSVLLTKEDNTTTLKF
- a CDS encoding M1 family metallopeptidase, translating into MKKLAFLLFSFVFVATSYGQITKQGHTNQNKFRQLKQELPTPNLERTASGAPGKEYTQQKVDYTMDIILDDEKTRITGAETITYHNNSKDNLTYLWVQLDQNMRAKDSKTPDISPNSIPNKLSKSRFDKNYVEEAFDGGFNIMSVTNMDGSKLSYTINQTMMRINLPNPLASGATFKFNIEWWYNINNHREDGGRSGYEHFPEDGNNNYVIAQFYPRMCAYDNVEGWQNDQFWGRSEFALEFGDFTVNITVPEDHMLGATGVLQNPKDIFSKKELKRREEASKSFNDPVIIRTQEEAEKIEKSKATKTKTWKFVAENVRDYAFATSRKFIFDAMAVNINGKTVMAESLYSKEANPLYGDHSTRAVAQTLKTYSKYTFDYPYHKAISVDGQMGMEYPQICFNPGRPDLEDGGYSDRVKYRMVKVTIHEVGHNFFPMIVNSDERQWTWMDEGLNSYMEMLAELDYDKDFPIVRGYPKNIVKYMAGDQSKIAPIMSKGDNVYEFGNNAYGKPATALWILRETIMGKELFDHAFKTYSQRWMFKRPSPADFFRTMEDASGIDLDWFWRGWFYTTDVTDIGIKSVKKYSTKEVDDSVEFVEDASEGLGFASNQNKYHYEITYEKPGGLVMPIIVEFTYKDGSKEKKTYPAQIWRYTDDEVTKVFSSTKQIASIMIDPDLETADVDTSNNSFPRQDASKFDQFKEKIKQ
- a CDS encoding M1 family metallopeptidase is translated as MKKIYLLMFSLFFVTAATIAQEQKEEKKTQQGHTDQNKFRQMKDVLATPNDQHTASGAPGHQYTQQQVDYVMDIRLDEANNKIYGDEKITYYNNSKDVLEYLWVQLDQNMRADDSQTPLAKSNGASAFITPENFKSTFMKEGKGFGFNIEKVETDGKPLSHLINRTMMRINLPKALAPGDKFNFSIKWNYKINDINKDGGRSGLESFEDGNNNYTIAQFFPRLAVYNNVEGWQNMQFWGRSEFALEFGDYEVNLTVPADHIVEATGSLQNEKDVLTKEQRKRYEKATKTFDNPVLIVTQEEAEKTEKGRATGTKTWKFKAEKVRDFAFATSRKYIWDAMAVNINGKTVMATSLYPKEGNPLWEEHSTRAVATTLIEYSKLTFDYPYPKAVSVHSERQGMEYPMICFNFGRPNPDGTYSDRTKKGMLGVIIHEVGHNFFPMIVNSDERQWTWMDEGLNSFVEILAEDVYDAELFASNPAKDITRYMGGDQSNISPIMSQGDYVKQFGPNAYSKPAAGLYMLRKTIMGPELFDHAFRTYSQRWMFKHPTPEDFFRSMEDASAMDLDWFFRGWFYTTDVTDIGIKEVKPLFLTDKAGERVTKLKEQYKQYFDNLGDLVYITDKKEDANPKAMDAYADGKEIPTFIYSVEFEKPGGLVMPLIVELTYADGTKSKQTFPAQIWMQDDATVKRVFSSTQEITKITVDPDMETADVDTSNNSWPKPTTDKFDEFKEKVKE
- a CDS encoding lipocalin family protein; translated protein: MKTKILIAAIFISTLYACSVNNTSDVVVPAPDLVGTWNLTSVTMDDAVLSVTSPVITTLTGEGFGKDLNASMTFTDNPNKVVIDGDFVFQLTYRTAGGQESTEELPLDNLFFNDTFGFLSSTWALNDNILTLSEGGEQLNINVISYIGTIITIETDVNKAITVNNVTSTVTGKALLTIEKQ